The Zingiber officinale cultivar Zhangliang chromosome 9A, Zo_v1.1, whole genome shotgun sequence genome window below encodes:
- the LOC122021859 gene encoding uncharacterized protein LOC122021859 isoform X5, translating into MRWWLFDSSSSNSSVRASFSGVQLIYCLMISAMRMAANHSVSFPYGVFPQSFCNQHVVSFQPGAVNSASGPVSGDVDVLGAVDGTTGLMKIGNSSMLNTISSVMSTSNSPGTVLDPTQGLQLRAKFSVTWSFEELQVLKQSIIRYASEPNIMKYVKIAARLPEKTVRDVAMRCRWMTKKEIGKRRKPEDCLLGKKTKDRKDKLINSSSVAFLHQNPSENVTAYSSMWHDGNNNTPFLCGGTCLIDSRTGQLLDENVKILQQIAVNLDYNEIQKNIDLFCCSKLNITTILNSWTTPVFHSMSGMTGIMSQMPPLPIDINDNLMSILHCTAHGTIDSGLKEEPMSW; encoded by the exons ATGAGATGGTGGCTTTTTGATTCTTCCAGTTCGAACTCCAGTGTGCGCGCTTCGTTCTCTGGCGTTCAACTTATTTATTGTTTAATGATAAG TGCGATGAGGATGGCTGCGAATCACAGCGTCAGTTTTCCTTACGGCGTTTTCCCGCAGTCCTTTTGCAATCAGCACGTCGTTTCTTTTCAACCAGGGGCTGTAAACAGTGCATCCGGACCAGTCTCAGGTGACGTGGACGTTTTAGGTGCAGTTGATGGAACAACTGGGTTGATGAAGATAGGGAACTCTAGCATGTTGAACACTATTTCTTCCGTGATGTCGACTAGTAATTCTCCTGGAACTGTCCTTGATCCGACACAGGGTCTTCAGCTTCGTGCAAAATTTTCTGTGACTTGGTCCTTTGAAGAGCTGCAAGTACTGAAGCAAAGCATCATCAG ATATGCTAGTGAACCTAATATCATGAAGTATGTCAAGATAGCAGCTAGGCTCCCTGAGAAGACTGTGAGGGATGTTGCAATGAGGTGCCGATGGATGACT AAGAAAGAGATTGGTAAACGGCGTAAACCTGAGGATTGTTTGCTTGGGAAGAAGACAAAAGACAGGAAG GACAAGTTGATCAACTCATCCTCAGTGGCTTTTCTGCACCAAAACCCATCAGAGAATGTGACTGCCTATTCTTCTATGTGGCATGACGGGAACAACAATACCCCATTTTTATGCGGAG GCACCTGTTTGATTGATAGCAGAACTGGTCAGCTTCTGGATGAAAATGTAAAAATTCTTCAACAGATTGCTGTTAATCTCGATTACAATGAG ATACAAAAGAATATCGATTTGTTTTGTTGCTCAAAACTGAACATAACTACCATCTTGAATAG CTGGACGACTCCTGTTTTCCACAGCATGAGCGGAATGACTGGTATTATGAGTCAGATGCCTCCACTACCCATTGATATCAATGACAATCTTATGTCTATATTACATTGTACTGCTCAT
- the LOC122021859 gene encoding uncharacterized protein LOC122021859 isoform X4 — MRWWLFDSSSSNSSVRASFSGVQLIYCLMISAMRMAANHSVSFPYGVFPQSFCNQHVVSFQPGAVNSASGPVSGDVDVLGAVDGTTGLMKIGNSSMLNTISSVMSTSNSPGTVLDPTQGLQLRAKFSVTWSFEELQVLKQSIIRYASEPNIMKYVKIAARLPEKTVRDVAMRCRWMTKKEIGKRRKPEDCLLGKKTKDRKDKLINSSSVAFLHQNPSENVTAYSSMWHDGNNNTPFLCGGTCLIDSRTGQLLDENVKILQQIAVNLDYNEIQKNIDLFCCSKLNITTILNSWTTPVFHSMSGMTGIMSQMPPLPIDINDNLMSILHCTAHEQGTIDSGLKEEPMSW; from the exons ATGAGATGGTGGCTTTTTGATTCTTCCAGTTCGAACTCCAGTGTGCGCGCTTCGTTCTCTGGCGTTCAACTTATTTATTGTTTAATGATAAG TGCGATGAGGATGGCTGCGAATCACAGCGTCAGTTTTCCTTACGGCGTTTTCCCGCAGTCCTTTTGCAATCAGCACGTCGTTTCTTTTCAACCAGGGGCTGTAAACAGTGCATCCGGACCAGTCTCAGGTGACGTGGACGTTTTAGGTGCAGTTGATGGAACAACTGGGTTGATGAAGATAGGGAACTCTAGCATGTTGAACACTATTTCTTCCGTGATGTCGACTAGTAATTCTCCTGGAACTGTCCTTGATCCGACACAGGGTCTTCAGCTTCGTGCAAAATTTTCTGTGACTTGGTCCTTTGAAGAGCTGCAAGTACTGAAGCAAAGCATCATCAG ATATGCTAGTGAACCTAATATCATGAAGTATGTCAAGATAGCAGCTAGGCTCCCTGAGAAGACTGTGAGGGATGTTGCAATGAGGTGCCGATGGATGACT AAGAAAGAGATTGGTAAACGGCGTAAACCTGAGGATTGTTTGCTTGGGAAGAAGACAAAAGACAGGAAG GACAAGTTGATCAACTCATCCTCAGTGGCTTTTCTGCACCAAAACCCATCAGAGAATGTGACTGCCTATTCTTCTATGTGGCATGACGGGAACAACAATACCCCATTTTTATGCGGAG GCACCTGTTTGATTGATAGCAGAACTGGTCAGCTTCTGGATGAAAATGTAAAAATTCTTCAACAGATTGCTGTTAATCTCGATTACAATGAG ATACAAAAGAATATCGATTTGTTTTGTTGCTCAAAACTGAACATAACTACCATCTTGAATAG CTGGACGACTCCTGTTTTCCACAGCATGAGCGGAATGACTGGTATTATGAGTCAGATGCCTCCACTACCCATTGATATCAATGACAATCTTATGTCTATATTACATTGTACTGCTCAT
- the LOC122021859 gene encoding uncharacterized protein LOC122021859 isoform X8 has protein sequence MRWWLFDSSSSNSSVRASFSGVQLIYCLMISAMRMAANHSVSFPYGVFPQSFCNQHVVSFQPGAVNSASGPVSGDVDVLGAVDGTTGLMKIGNSSMLNTISSVMSTSNSPGTVLDPTQGLQLRAKFSVTWSFEELQVLKQSIIRYASEPNIMKYVKIAARLPEKTVRDVAMRCRWMTKKEIGKRRKPEDCLLGKKTKDRKDKLINSSSVAFLHQNPSENVTAYSSMWHDGNNNTPFLCGGTCLIDSRTGQLLDENVKILQQIAVNLDYNEIQKNIDLFCCSKLNITTILNSMSGMTGIMSQMPPLPIDINDNLMSILHCTAHGTIDSGLKEEPMSW, from the exons ATGAGATGGTGGCTTTTTGATTCTTCCAGTTCGAACTCCAGTGTGCGCGCTTCGTTCTCTGGCGTTCAACTTATTTATTGTTTAATGATAAG TGCGATGAGGATGGCTGCGAATCACAGCGTCAGTTTTCCTTACGGCGTTTTCCCGCAGTCCTTTTGCAATCAGCACGTCGTTTCTTTTCAACCAGGGGCTGTAAACAGTGCATCCGGACCAGTCTCAGGTGACGTGGACGTTTTAGGTGCAGTTGATGGAACAACTGGGTTGATGAAGATAGGGAACTCTAGCATGTTGAACACTATTTCTTCCGTGATGTCGACTAGTAATTCTCCTGGAACTGTCCTTGATCCGACACAGGGTCTTCAGCTTCGTGCAAAATTTTCTGTGACTTGGTCCTTTGAAGAGCTGCAAGTACTGAAGCAAAGCATCATCAG ATATGCTAGTGAACCTAATATCATGAAGTATGTCAAGATAGCAGCTAGGCTCCCTGAGAAGACTGTGAGGGATGTTGCAATGAGGTGCCGATGGATGACT AAGAAAGAGATTGGTAAACGGCGTAAACCTGAGGATTGTTTGCTTGGGAAGAAGACAAAAGACAGGAAG GACAAGTTGATCAACTCATCCTCAGTGGCTTTTCTGCACCAAAACCCATCAGAGAATGTGACTGCCTATTCTTCTATGTGGCATGACGGGAACAACAATACCCCATTTTTATGCGGAG GCACCTGTTTGATTGATAGCAGAACTGGTCAGCTTCTGGATGAAAATGTAAAAATTCTTCAACAGATTGCTGTTAATCTCGATTACAATGAG ATACAAAAGAATATCGATTTGTTTTGTTGCTCAAAACTGAACATAACTACCATCTTGAATAG CATGAGCGGAATGACTGGTATTATGAGTCAGATGCCTCCACTACCCATTGATATCAATGACAATCTTATGTCTATATTACATTGTACTGCTCAT
- the LOC122021859 gene encoding uncharacterized protein LOC122021859 isoform X7 produces MRWWLFDSSSSNSSVRASFSGVQLIYCLMISAMRMAANHSVSFPYGVFPQSFCNQHVVSFQPGAVNSASGPVSGDVDVLGAVDGTTGLMKIGNSSMLNTISSVMSTSNSPGTVLDPTQGLQLRAKFSVTWSFEELQVLKQSIIRYASEPNIMKYVKIAARLPEKTVRDVAMRCRWMTKKEIGKRRKPEDCLLGKKTKDRKDKLINSSSVAFLHQNPSENVTAYSSMWHDGNNNTPFLCGGTCLIDSRTGQLLDENVKILQQIAVNLDYNEIQKNIDLFCCSKLNITTILNSMSGMTGIMSQMPPLPIDINDNLMSILHCTAHEQGTIDSGLKEEPMSW; encoded by the exons ATGAGATGGTGGCTTTTTGATTCTTCCAGTTCGAACTCCAGTGTGCGCGCTTCGTTCTCTGGCGTTCAACTTATTTATTGTTTAATGATAAG TGCGATGAGGATGGCTGCGAATCACAGCGTCAGTTTTCCTTACGGCGTTTTCCCGCAGTCCTTTTGCAATCAGCACGTCGTTTCTTTTCAACCAGGGGCTGTAAACAGTGCATCCGGACCAGTCTCAGGTGACGTGGACGTTTTAGGTGCAGTTGATGGAACAACTGGGTTGATGAAGATAGGGAACTCTAGCATGTTGAACACTATTTCTTCCGTGATGTCGACTAGTAATTCTCCTGGAACTGTCCTTGATCCGACACAGGGTCTTCAGCTTCGTGCAAAATTTTCTGTGACTTGGTCCTTTGAAGAGCTGCAAGTACTGAAGCAAAGCATCATCAG ATATGCTAGTGAACCTAATATCATGAAGTATGTCAAGATAGCAGCTAGGCTCCCTGAGAAGACTGTGAGGGATGTTGCAATGAGGTGCCGATGGATGACT AAGAAAGAGATTGGTAAACGGCGTAAACCTGAGGATTGTTTGCTTGGGAAGAAGACAAAAGACAGGAAG GACAAGTTGATCAACTCATCCTCAGTGGCTTTTCTGCACCAAAACCCATCAGAGAATGTGACTGCCTATTCTTCTATGTGGCATGACGGGAACAACAATACCCCATTTTTATGCGGAG GCACCTGTTTGATTGATAGCAGAACTGGTCAGCTTCTGGATGAAAATGTAAAAATTCTTCAACAGATTGCTGTTAATCTCGATTACAATGAG ATACAAAAGAATATCGATTTGTTTTGTTGCTCAAAACTGAACATAACTACCATCTTGAATAG CATGAGCGGAATGACTGGTATTATGAGTCAGATGCCTCCACTACCCATTGATATCAATGACAATCTTATGTCTATATTACATTGTACTGCTCAT